The following are from one region of the Candidatus Nezhaarchaeales archaeon genome:
- the purS gene encoding phosphoribosylformylglycinamidine synthase subunit PurS, which produces MLFKASIVVKLKPELTDGEGEATYGSLRDLGYNVRSVRVGKLYEVVLEANDEEEAVKLVDSMCRRLLANPEVKDDYSFRVEALKEGSE; this is translated from the coding sequence ATGCTGTTTAAAGCTAGCATAGTGGTTAAGTTGAAGCCTGAGCTTACCGATGGTGAAGGTGAGGCTACCTACGGTTCGCTTAGGGACTTAGGTTACAACGTTAGGTCGGTTAGGGTTGGAAAACTGTATGAGGTGGTTTTAGAGGCTAACGATGAGGAGGAGGCGGTAAAGCTCGTCGACTCCATGTGTAGGAGGCTTCTAGCTAACCCGGAGGTGAAGGACGATTATAGCTTTAGGGTGGAAGCGCTTAAGGAGGGGTCCGAATAG
- a CDS encoding class I SAM-dependent methyltransferase gives MNGLKERWERVERALEDLLPVYEVANRVMSFGMAHKWRKLAVKLVAKRGLRVLDEGCGPGAMTAALIKECNPELVVCMDYSLKMVKPAKGLGGQLVVGVFERAPFKPRAFDLVICGFSLRDAMDLGETIREQHRMLKPRGQVLVLDIMKPDRSIALKLYGFYWLIIAPLLVAPLTLHVGGPIKYLALYESYRRLPTISSLKAMYRRLFKKVFVFPIVNHMVAALIARKGLSVKSD, from the coding sequence TTGAACGGGCTTAAGGAGCGGTGGGAACGCGTTGAGCGAGCGCTTGAAGACCTGCTTCCAGTATATGAGGTAGCGAACAGGGTTATGTCGTTCGGCATGGCCCATAAGTGGCGTAAGCTCGCCGTTAAACTCGTAGCTAAACGGGGTTTAAGGGTTCTCGATGAAGGATGCGGGCCCGGAGCTATGACGGCCGCGCTCATTAAGGAGTGTAACCCTGAGTTAGTCGTATGCATGGATTACTCGTTGAAAATGGTTAAACCCGCTAAGGGCTTAGGGGGGCAGCTAGTTGTAGGGGTCTTTGAAAGGGCGCCTTTTAAGCCTAGGGCCTTCGACCTAGTTATATGTGGATTTTCACTTCGAGACGCCATGGACTTAGGCGAAACCATAAGGGAGCAGCATCGGATGCTTAAGCCGCGGGGCCAAGTACTAGTGTTGGACATAATGAAGCCGGATCGAAGCATCGCCCTCAAGCTATACGGGTTTTACTGGTTAATTATAGCTCCACTACTCGTAGCTCCCCTCACTCTTCACGTGGGAGGACCCATTAAGTACTTAGCCCTATATGAGAGCTATCGGAGGCTGCCGACGATCTCAAGCCTTAAGGCTATGTACCGGAGGCTCTTCAAGAAGGTATTTGTTTTCCCCATCGTGAATCATATGGTGGCCGCCTTAATAGCCCGTAAAGGACTATCGGTTAAAAGCGACTAA
- the acsC gene encoding acetyl-CoA decarbonylase/synthase complex subunit gamma, with amino-acid sequence MARRVPAIQIYALLPKTNCRKCGVPTCMAFAIKLSAGEAEVDACPQLTPQNRIKLQELLAPPVRRIVIGVGSRTLKIGGEEVLYRHEKRFNSPTAIAVALSDTLSQERLKEAVAQVASFNIERMGQPLRVDALAVIDEANSPESFSMAVELASFSGLPLVLSSRRPEVLEAGLKVCGDLRPLIHAANSDNYIQMVELAARFNCPLAIAGEGLDNVIDVVNRVAEFGLEDLVLDLTGRNPRSTLSSLTLARGLAVRFNVKGFGYPLMVFSPSYTGYGVYEAAILEAAMVARYVSLLIIPSAEPWRLLPVLVTRQNLYTDPQSPVQVKPGLYEVNKPDENSPVLVTTNYALTFHSVLEDARASGVPCWILVVNTEGLSVATSIGGKKLTADVFIEAVKSSGLNERIKRKTLIIPGIAARFKGMVEEGTGWKVVVGPRESAGLTKFLRSYAAQ; translated from the coding sequence ATGGCTAGGAGGGTTCCCGCTATTCAAATCTATGCTTTACTCCCTAAGACTAATTGTAGGAAGTGCGGGGTTCCAACGTGTATGGCCTTTGCCATTAAGCTTTCAGCCGGTGAAGCCGAGGTTGACGCATGCCCCCAGCTAACCCCACAGAATAGGATTAAGCTACAGGAGCTACTAGCTCCACCCGTAAGGAGGATCGTTATAGGGGTTGGGTCTAGAACCCTTAAAATAGGCGGTGAAGAAGTTCTCTATAGGCATGAGAAGCGCTTTAATAGCCCTACGGCTATAGCTGTAGCCTTAAGCGATACGCTGAGCCAAGAGAGGCTTAAAGAGGCTGTCGCTCAAGTAGCTAGCTTCAATATTGAAAGAATGGGCCAACCTTTAAGGGTGGACGCGTTAGCCGTAATTGATGAGGCGAATAGCCCAGAAAGCTTTAGTATGGCGGTGGAGTTAGCCTCCTTTTCAGGTTTACCGTTAGTGCTTTCAAGTCGAAGGCCGGAGGTTCTGGAAGCAGGCCTTAAAGTTTGCGGAGACCTTAGGCCTTTAATACACGCCGCTAACAGCGATAACTACATTCAAATGGTCGAGTTAGCGGCTAGGTTTAACTGTCCCCTAGCCATCGCGGGTGAAGGCCTGGATAACGTCATCGACGTGGTTAACCGAGTCGCTGAGTTCGGCCTTGAGGACCTGGTACTTGACCTTACGGGTAGAAACCCCCGTTCAACCTTGAGTAGTTTAACGCTTGCCCGAGGTTTAGCGGTTAGGTTTAACGTTAAGGGGTTCGGCTACCCGTTAATGGTTTTCTCGCCTAGCTATACTGGCTACGGGGTTTATGAGGCCGCGATCCTTGAGGCCGCGATGGTAGCTAGGTACGTAAGCCTCCTCATAATTCCGAGCGCCGAGCCTTGGAGGCTACTACCGGTTTTAGTTACTAGGCAGAACCTTTACACGGATCCGCAAAGCCCTGTACAGGTGAAACCCGGGCTATACGAGGTTAATAAGCCGGATGAGAACTCGCCGGTACTAGTTACGACGAACTACGCTTTAACCTTCCACTCGGTCCTAGAGGATGCTAGAGCGAGTGGAGTGCCTTGCTGGATCCTCGTCGTTAATACCGAGGGTTTAAGCGTAGCAACGTCGATAGGAGGTAAGAAGCTTACAGCCGACGTCTTCATCGAGGCTGTTAAGTCATCGGGGCTCAATGAGAGGATTAAGCGTAAAACCCTGATAATACCCGGGATCGCGGCTAGGTTTAAGGGGATGGTGGAGGAAGGTACCGGATGGAAGGTAGTGGTAGGACCTAGGGAATCGGCCGGGTTAACCAAGTTTCTAAGAAGCTACGCGGCTCAATAG
- the cdhD gene encoding CO dehydrogenase/acetyl-CoA synthase subunit delta has product MSSFRKSLERRIGRIVEVRIGNTPAEGGSREKAVIVGGETTMPYYDFESENPRPPVLVPMVFDYPIKLPKPVKEAYGDLIKNPVEWAKYCVEKLKAEAVYVQLISPSIGVRSPSEAVRLVEELLQAVKVPLVIGGPGDPDKPLEDAEVLVKAAEVAHGENCLLSYASLDQYSTVAKAALQHGHSLVAYTPTDLNLAKQLNANLLDMGVPKDRIVIDPTSAALGWGFEYTYTIFERIRLQALQGDETLQMPLLCAACNAWTAKESCAENPVLGPVNVRGVLWEAVTAFNHILAGADIVLMLHPQSISLVKSLLGRLSGG; this is encoded by the coding sequence TTGAGTAGCTTTAGAAAATCCCTTGAACGGCGCATAGGTAGGATCGTTGAGGTTAGAATCGGTAATACACCGGCTGAAGGCGGGAGTAGAGAGAAGGCGGTTATAGTTGGCGGTGAAACGACCATGCCTTACTACGACTTTGAATCTGAAAACCCTAGACCGCCGGTACTAGTGCCAATGGTTTTCGATTACCCCATTAAGCTGCCGAAGCCGGTTAAGGAGGCCTATGGGGATCTCATAAAAAACCCCGTAGAGTGGGCTAAGTACTGCGTTGAAAAGCTGAAGGCTGAAGCCGTTTACGTCCAACTAATTAGCCCCAGCATCGGTGTTAGAAGCCCGAGTGAAGCCGTAAGGCTGGTTGAAGAGCTACTTCAAGCAGTTAAGGTGCCACTAGTCATAGGCGGACCCGGAGATCCGGATAAGCCGTTAGAGGATGCTGAGGTATTGGTTAAAGCAGCTGAGGTAGCTCATGGTGAAAACTGCCTCCTATCCTACGCTTCACTCGACCAGTATTCTACGGTGGCTAAGGCAGCCCTTCAACATGGCCACTCCTTAGTAGCTTATACTCCGACCGACCTCAACCTGGCTAAGCAGCTTAATGCGAACCTCCTCGATATGGGAGTACCTAAGGATAGGATAGTCATAGACCCGACGTCGGCCGCCTTAGGCTGGGGCTTCGAATATACCTATACGATCTTTGAGAGGATAAGGCTTCAAGCCCTCCAAGGAGATGAAACGCTTCAAATGCCGCTTCTATGCGCCGCCTGTAACGCTTGGACCGCCAAGGAGAGCTGCGCGGAGAACCCGGTTTTAGGCCCCGTTAACGTTAGGGGGGTCTTATGGGAAGCTGTAACCGCTTTTAACCATATACTAGCAGGGGCTGATATAGTATTGATGCTTCATCCCCAATCGATAAGCCTAGTGAAAAGCCTTCTCGGAAGGCTTTCAGGGGGGTGA
- a CDS encoding aldehyde ferredoxin oxidoreductase family protein: MTLGKVLYVDLTERKFEVVERFDLFDKYLGGSGVGSKLLLDECPQGVDPFAPENPVILSVGPLNCLYPCASKTVANFKSPITGSYGESHAGGRLSFALRMAGYGALVIKGFSERLVCLFVDDEGVTFRGAEPLKGLSSLEVERELRRLEGPGVESIVSIGPAGERMVFYASVNVDRYNYFGRLGLGAIFGAKNLKAIVIRGSGEVKAVNPDAHRKLFDKVYDEVLKTDKMSKYHYVGTPVNVLTLNAIKALPTRNFQQGWFEYAEEISGELIGEKYLERKVSCAGCPLGCLHVAKLKPAFAPGYEYEPIDIYYNYESIYALGSNLGIKSAPEVLRLIYKANMIGVDTMLVGNALGWLTEAYEKGLISDKETLGLKPRWGDTETYLKVLDNLLKTPNEFYALMAQGVNPMAEAYGGFDYATTIAGNGLAGYFTGYASIVGTAVAARHSHNSNAGYSIDQKALRKPLTPSQIVDELIKEEDWRFVQTSMVICLFSRGVYTPSLTVEALKTVGIERSEEELYRLGSEIFMNAYRFKFREGFSFETLKIPNRFFEVPTSNGVLSREVVNQMIMEYRRKRWG; encoded by the coding sequence ATGACGCTTGGTAAGGTCCTATACGTTGATTTGACGGAGCGTAAGTTTGAAGTGGTTGAACGCTTCGACCTCTTCGATAAGTATTTAGGTGGTAGTGGTGTTGGGTCTAAGCTACTCTTAGATGAGTGCCCTCAAGGCGTTGACCCCTTCGCCCCTGAGAACCCGGTGATATTAAGTGTTGGACCGCTTAACTGCCTATATCCTTGCGCTTCGAAAACCGTGGCTAACTTTAAATCGCCGATCACCGGTAGCTACGGTGAAAGCCACGCTGGAGGGAGGCTTAGCTTCGCCTTAAGGATGGCTGGTTACGGGGCCCTTGTTATTAAGGGGTTTTCGGAGAGGCTCGTATGCCTCTTCGTCGACGATGAGGGCGTTACCTTCCGCGGTGCGGAACCACTTAAAGGGTTATCGTCCTTGGAAGTTGAGAGGGAGTTACGCCGCCTTGAAGGCCCCGGCGTTGAAAGCATTGTAAGTATTGGCCCGGCCGGGGAGAGGATGGTGTTTTACGCTAGCGTTAACGTTGACCGCTACAACTACTTCGGTAGGCTTGGGTTAGGCGCGATTTTCGGAGCTAAAAACCTTAAGGCTATTGTTATCCGCGGCAGCGGCGAGGTTAAAGCCGTTAACCCCGACGCGCATAGGAAGCTCTTCGATAAGGTGTACGATGAGGTGCTTAAAACCGATAAGATGTCGAAGTACCACTACGTGGGTACGCCCGTTAACGTTTTAACGTTAAACGCTATTAAGGCCTTACCCACTAGGAACTTTCAGCAGGGATGGTTTGAGTACGCTGAGGAGATAAGTGGCGAGCTTATCGGAGAAAAGTACTTGGAGAGGAAGGTGTCATGCGCTGGTTGCCCTCTAGGATGCCTCCACGTAGCTAAGCTTAAACCTGCCTTCGCACCCGGCTACGAATATGAACCGATCGATATCTACTATAACTACGAGTCCATATATGCCCTCGGCAGCAACCTAGGCATTAAAAGCGCTCCCGAAGTTTTAAGGCTTATATATAAGGCGAACATGATCGGCGTCGACACCATGCTGGTAGGCAACGCATTAGGATGGTTAACAGAGGCCTACGAGAAGGGCTTAATAAGCGATAAGGAGACGTTAGGGCTTAAGCCGAGGTGGGGTGATACTGAAACCTACTTAAAGGTGCTTGATAACCTGCTTAAAACGCCTAATGAGTTCTACGCCTTAATGGCTCAAGGCGTTAATCCCATGGCTGAAGCGTACGGAGGGTTTGACTACGCTACTACTATAGCCGGTAACGGGTTGGCTGGCTACTTTACCGGTTACGCTTCAATAGTTGGAACCGCTGTAGCAGCTAGGCATTCCCATAATAGTAACGCTGGCTACTCGATAGATCAGAAAGCCCTTAGGAAGCCTTTAACGCCGAGCCAAATCGTTGACGAGTTGATTAAGGAGGAGGATTGGCGCTTCGTCCAGACAAGCATGGTTATATGCCTATTCTCGAGAGGTGTGTATACGCCGTCTTTAACGGTTGAAGCCCTAAAAACCGTAGGCATCGAAAGAAGTGAGGAGGAACTCTATAGGCTGGGCTCTGAGATATTTATGAACGCCTACCGGTTTAAGTTTAGGGAGGGGTTTAGCTTCGAAACGCTGAAAATACCGAATAGGTTCTTCGAGGTACCTACCTCTAACGGGGTTTTAAGTAGGGAGGTAGTAAACCAGATGATTATGGAGTATAGGAGGAAGCGTTGGGGTTAA
- a CDS encoding HEPN domain-containing protein has protein sequence MLDEKEYEKWFNTGRRNVSSAREDLGRGDYSWACFKAQQAAEVAVKALLHGLGLPAYGHSISRLLKGLEAKGVKIDDDLMYSAKSLDKLYVPTRYPNAWAEGTPYDYYTKKDAENAINDAEKILQWVEDMWRYLKRGKG, from the coding sequence ATGCTTGATGAGAAGGAATACGAAAAGTGGTTTAATACCGGTAGAAGGAACGTGTCTTCCGCCAGGGAAGACCTCGGTAGAGGGGATTATAGCTGGGCTTGCTTTAAGGCTCAGCAAGCAGCCGAAGTAGCCGTAAAGGCATTACTCCACGGGCTAGGTTTACCGGCCTACGGTCATAGCATCTCGAGGCTCCTTAAAGGGTTGGAGGCTAAAGGCGTTAAGATAGACGACGATTTAATGTATTCCGCTAAATCCCTTGATAAGCTCTACGTACCAACTAGGTATCCGAACGCCTGGGCTGAAGGAACACCCTACGACTACTACACTAAGAAGGATGCGGAAAACGCTATTAACGACGCGGAGAAGATTCTTCAATGGGTTGAAGATATGTGGAGATACTTAAAGAGAGGGAAAGGTTAA
- a CDS encoding nucleotidyltransferase domain-containing protein: protein MEILKERERLRKEAIKEAREWVKRLNFKVTAVLIGSYARGDFNKWSDVDVLLIADFKGNPIERLKTLNAPPGFEAIPLTPKEFSSMLSRKNPLAVEAVSRGIVLRNDLELILRHPKPGTAEAKVKG from the coding sequence GTGGAGATACTTAAAGAGAGGGAAAGGTTAAGGAAGGAGGCCATTAAAGAAGCTAGAGAATGGGTTAAAAGGTTAAACTTTAAGGTTACAGCCGTACTAATCGGATCGTACGCTAGAGGCGACTTCAATAAGTGGAGCGATGTAGATGTCCTACTAATAGCTGACTTTAAGGGTAATCCAATTGAGAGGCTTAAAACGCTGAACGCTCCGCCCGGATTCGAAGCGATACCGTTAACCCCAAAGGAATTTAGTAGTATGCTTTCAAGGAAGAATCCTTTAGCGGTTGAAGCGGTTAGCAGGGGCATCGTATTAAGAAACGACTTAGAGCTCATCTTACGCCATCCGAAACCTGGTACCGCTGAAGCTAAAGTGAAGGGGTAA
- a CDS encoding HEPN domain-containing protein encodes MKRIARILYVMARELDRHYVPSRYPNAFESGYPGMYYDEPTATRVIRSAEVIVEGVRVKLAKLGVKP; translated from the coding sequence TTGAAGAGGATAGCGAGGATTTTATACGTAATGGCCCGTGAACTCGATAGGCACTACGTGCCGTCGAGGTACCCAAACGCCTTCGAATCAGGGTACCCGGGGATGTACTACGATGAGCCAACAGCTACGAGAGTTATACGCTCCGCCGAGGTGATCGTTGAAGGGGTACGGGTGAAGCTCGCGAAGCTTGGCGTAAAACCGTAG